A genomic stretch from Mesoplodon densirostris isolate mMesDen1 chromosome 3, mMesDen1 primary haplotype, whole genome shotgun sequence includes:
- the MGAT1 gene encoding alpha-1,3-mannosyl-glycoprotein 2-beta-N-acetylglucosaminyltransferase translates to MLKKQSAGLVLWGAILFVAWNALLLLFFWTRPAPSRLPSDSALDDDPASLTREVIRLAQDAEVELERQRGLLQQIREHHARWSQRWRVPTVAPPVLPRVPVTSPPAVIPILVIACDRSTVRRCLDKLLHYRPSAEHFPVIVSQDCGHEETAQVIASYGSAITHIRQPDLSNIAVPPDHRKFQGYYKIARHYRWALGQVFHKFKFPAAVVVEDDLEVAPDFFEYFQATYPLLRADPSLWCVSAWNDNGKEQMVDSGKPELLYRTDFFPGLGWLLLAELWAELEPKWPKAFWDDWMRRPEQRQGRACVRPEISRTMTFGRKGVSHGQFFDQHLKFIKLNQHFVPFTQLDLSYLRQEAYDRDFLARVYGAPLLQVEKVRTSERSELGEVRVQYTSRDSFKAFAKALGVMDDLKSGVPRAGYQGIVSFLFRGRRVHLAPPQTWDGYDPSWN, encoded by the coding sequence ATGCTGAAGAAGCAGTCTGCAGGGCTTGTGCTGTGGGGCGCCATCCTCTTTGTGGCCTGGAACGCCCTGTTGCTCCTCTTCTTTTGGACGCGCCCGGCACCTAGCAGGCTGCCCTCAGACAGTGCTCTCGATGACGACCCCGCCAGCCTCACCCGTGAGGTGATCCGCCTGGCCCAGGACGCTGAGGTCGAGTTGGAGCGGCAGCGGGGGCTGTTGCAGCAGATCAGGGAGCATCATGCTAGGTGGAGCCAGCGGTGGAGGGTGCCCACCGTGGCCCCACCTGTCCTTCCGCGCGTGCCTGTGACCTCTCCGCCAGCTGTGATCCCCATCCTGGTCATCGCCTGTGACCGTAGCACTGTCCGGCGCTGCCTGGACAAGCTGCTGCATTATCGGCCTTCGGCAGAGCACTTCCCCGTCATCGTCAGCCAGGACTGCGGGCATGAGGAGACAGCCCAGGTCATCGCCTCCTACGGCAGCGCCATCACGCACATCCGGCAGCCTGACCTGAGCAACATCGCAGTGCCACCCGACCACCGAAAGTTCCAGGGCTACTACAAGATTGCTCGGCACTACCGCTGGGCGCTGGGCCAGGTCTTTCACAAGTTTAAGTTCCCAGCGGCTGTGGTGGTGGAGGATGATCTGGAGGTGGCTCCAGACTTCTTCGAGTACTTCCAGGCCACGTACCCGCTGCTGAGGGCCGACCCCTCCCTCTGGTGTGTGTCTGCCTGGAATGACAACGGCAAGGAGCAGATGGTGGACTCAGGCAAGCCTGAGCTGCTCTACCGCACAGACTTTTTCCCTGGCCTGGGCTGGCTGCTGTTGGCCGAGCTCTGGGCTGAGCTGGAGCCCAAGTGGCCCAAGGCCTTCTGGGACGACTGGATGCGCCGGCCAGAGCAGCGGCAGGGCCGGGCCTGTGTGCGGCCTGAAATCTCCAGAACGATGACCTTTGGCCGCAAAGGTGTGAGCCATGGGCAGTTCTTTGACCAGCACCTCAAGTTTATCAAGCTGAACCAGCACTTCGTGCCCTTCACCCAGCTGGACCTGTCCTACCTGCGACAGGAGGCCTACGACAGGGATTTCCTTGCACGTGTCTACGGTGCTCCCCTGCTGCAGGTGGAGAAAGTGAGGACCAGTGAGCGGAGTGAGCTGGGGGAGGTGCGGGTGCAGTACACGAGCAGGGACAGCTTCAAAGCCTTCGCCAAGGCCCTGGGAGTCATGGATGACCTCAAGTCTGGTGTCCCCAGGGCCGGTTACCAGGGCATCGTCAGCTTCCTGTTCCGGGGCCGCCGTGTCCAcctggccccaccccagacctgggACGGCTATGATCCTAGCTGGAATTAG